The genomic window TCTCTCCGACGGAAGACAATCTGTATCAGACCTCGAAGATGAAGTCCCACGGGATTTTCAGCGAGGTCTACCAGGAGGTCGGCGAGATCATCGTCGCCGAGGTGAACCGCCCGAGGATCGCCGAGCTGCTGGCCCCTGACCGTGTGGCGCTGCGGCGGTTGATCACCAAGGAAGACTGACTTTTACAGCGTCGCGCTCTTAGAAGAACAGCCCCGATAGGTTGTGGCCGAAGTTGGCCAAGCCGGAAACCAGGCTCTCCGCCGTGAACGGCAGGACGCCGGTGTTGGCGAACCCGGAGACTCCGCTGCCCAGGTTCGAGAACCCGGACAGGAGTCGGCCGTTTGCAACGCGGCGAAGTCGTTGGGTAGCAACAGACTAAATGGTGGACCGAAATCCCATTCGCGTGAATGAGGGCCGTTGATGACCGGAATTGACGAGGGTGCATGCCCGGTGTGGAGAACGAGCCGGTGGTAGCTAACTAATCTCAGAATGCTTTACGGAATCCGAGCGCGTGATCAGCGGCCAACGTCAACATCTTTCCTCCGCTGCGCGGCGGGTACGTCCATGTGGCGCAACGGTTTAGGCGCGCCGCACGACCCGTGTGGTATAGCGGCAAGAGTCCAAACATTGACTAAGCCCGGAGCGCATAGAATCGCGTCAGGTTTGTGTCGCCGAGCACCCGCGAATCAGAGCGCGCAATGAAATTGCCATGCCTCTTTGATAACGGACTCGCCAGGAGCCGAAGTCGACTCCTGGTCGTTTCCTCCGACGTGCGACCGGGTATGGGAGGGGGAGACACCGTGCGACGTCCAGTGAGATTGGTGAATCTGATGAGATCTGAAGCCAGGACAACCTTCGCGCTTCTGGGTGGCGGCGCCATGCTTGTCATGGCCGTCGCTTGTGGCGGCGGCGACAAGGGTCCCAGCAGCAGCAGCACGACCCCGACGACGACTACAACCACTCAAACCGCACCCTCGAGCGTGGCACCGTCCGAGACCGCGCCAGGTACCGGCGGGGGTGGCGGTGTGCCCGGCGGTCCGACCGGTGGCGGTGGACCCGGTGGTGGGGGCGGCGGCGTGCCCGGTGGTCCGACCGGTGGCGGCGGACCCGGTGGTGGGGGCGGCGGCGTGCCCGGTGGTCCGACCGGCGGCGGCGGACCCGGCGGCGGAGGCGGCCAGATTCCGGGCGTCGGTGGCGGTGGTGGCGGACCCGGCGGCGGCGGTGGCTGCGTCGGCAATATCTGCGGCAGCATCCCGTGATTGCGCGGGGTCACTGACTCGAACGAACCTCCGAAGCCGGTGGGGCCAGGGCTTGGGCTGGTCCCACCGGCTACGGCTGTTTGACCTAGAAGCAGTTCTCAGGGGTTAAGGTCGGTCAAGCCGATCGCAAGGAGCCCCGCATGGCCAAGCTGAGGTTCGGATATTTCATCGCTCCGTTTCATCGTGCCGGCACCAACCCGACGTTGGCCTTGCAACGAGACCTCGAGTTCGTCGAACATCTGGACGCGTTGGGGTTCGACGAAGTGTGGCTTGGTGAGCATCACTCGGCGGGCAGTGAAATCATCAGTTCGCCGGAAATCTTCATTGCAGCGGCAGCGGAGCGGGCCAAGCGCATCAGGTTCGGCACCGGCGTCATCTCGCTGTCGTACCACAACCCGCTGTGGGTGGCCGACCGGCTGATGTTGCTCGACCACCTGACCCATGGCCGCATCATCGGTGGCGTGGGTCCCGGGTCGCTGCCCACCGACTCGGCGATGATCGGACTCACTCCCACCGACACCCGTGAGCTGTTGGAAACCAACCTCGATATCGTCGTGCGCTTGCTGGCAGGAGAGACGGTGAGCGCTAAGACGCCCACCCATCAACTTTTCGACGCCCAGTTGCAGCTCGCCCCGTATAGCGATGGTGGAATCCCGTTGGCTGTCGCCGGTGTCGCCTCGCCGACCGGAGCACGACTAGCCGGCAAGCATGGCATCGGCCTGCTTTCCATCGGGGCAACGTTGGTCATCGAAGGCTTCGACGCGCTCGCCTATCACTGGAACATCGTCGAAGAGCGCGCGGCAGCGTTCGGCACGCAGGTCGACCGCAAGGACTGGACGTTGGTCGGGCCATTCCATATCGCCGAGACCGACGCCCAAGCGCGTGCCGACGTAAAGTTCGGCATCGCACCGTGGTTCAACTACTTCCAGAAGGTGGCGGCCTTTCCCCAGATGACGATGCCCGGTGACCAGCTCGACGACATGATCGACGTCATCAACGAAAACGGCGCGGGTGTGATCGGTACGCCCGAACGGGCGCGCGCCCAGGTGCAGCGACTGTGGGATCAATCCGGCGGGTTCGGCTGCATGCTGCAGATGGGCCATGAATGGGCCAACCCGGCGGCCACCAAACGATCCGCCGAACTGTTCGCCGCCGAAGTGATGCCGCACTTTCAAGGATTGGCGCAGCCGACGCTGGACGCGGCTGCGCGTGCCGGCCAGGCGCGCGACCAGCTGGCGCAGACCCAGTTGCAGGCCATCGAGCACATGACCAAGAAGTACCAGGACGAACTCGGTTCGCGGGACTCATAGCGTTGCTACAGCTGCCACCCAGCGCGGCGCTAACAACCGGATGCAAACCGGATAGATGAGCACCCAATCACTGCGCGACCACGCCCGCCGATTCGATCTCACGCATCTCCTCCTTGCAGCGATCGCAGCCGCAACGCTGATCGCGCTGTGCCACGGCACGCATGCCGGCAGCACCGCTGTGCAAGCCGTCCGACTGACCGACACTACGATCTCCCAGGCACCGCCCAATCTGCTCGGCGGCGGATTGGCCACCGATGACGGCGACGATCAGGCCCAGCAGCAAGCGCAAATAGCCCTGGAACAGATGCAGCAGGCCGAACAACAGGCAGAAGAGCAGAACGAGTTGGCCACCCAAGAGGCCCAACAGGCCGAACAACAGGGTCTGGAAGTCGAACAACAAGCCGGCCAGTAGCCGCAGCGGCCCGCCATCGGCTGAAGGCTAGCTCGATGCGCGCCCGGCCACCTTCACCAGTTGGCGCGCACGGAATCCGGGATGTGCACCTCTCCGGCTAGGTAGTCCGGTTCCGAGGCCATCCCGATCGATGGCCTAATCAATTGCTGGTCAAGGGTTTTCGGTGGTCACTGGGTTGGGAGTCACCGGATTCGTTACACCGGGGAGTTGCCCGGGCCATGGCGGCAGCGCGGCATTCGGTTCAGCCACCGGCGCAACTTCTAGCGGAACACATTTCTTCGCGGTGAGCGCGTTCTTCCATGCGCCAGGCGGATTGGGTGCGGCCGACAGCGAGCCATCGGGGCAGCGGAAGGAACAAGAACCCTCCAGGACTCCCACCGGAGTGATGACCGAGGCGCTGAACAGGAGCACGTTGACACCGCCGACACCCTGCACGGCGCCGCCGCCGTACTCGCAGTGCCAGCGACTGCCGTTCTCTTCGACTGGGAAGTCGCACCAATAGTGGTAGGCCCCCATCTCCATGCCCGACCCCCCCACCCCGGGATAGTCACACAACCCGGGGCCGGGTACATTTCCGCCCAGATCCGCCTGCGCCGTGGGAGCACTCAGGCTTAGCGATGCAGTTGCCACTATGCCGAGAATGGCGACTCTCTTCATCTATTCACCTCTTCAAGCGACCGAGGTTCACCGCCGCATCATGTGCGGTTACCCGGTCGGGCAATCACCACGATGCTTGGTATTTCTCACGTCCCGCTAGCTCACCTTAACCTTTGCCGCCGCCGGTATTGACCGGAATCCTAATGACCGCGCCTTCATTTCGGTCGAGGACCAACGTGTATCAGCTAGCTCGGCTCGCATGCCATTTCGGCGTTACTAGGCCGCCGATTATCTTGCAATCCCACACAATGGCGCTATGGCGGCCGCTGGACATTAGCTCGGCTCGCGTTCGGCCGCCTTGACCAGTTGGCCGGCGAAGTATTTGACGGCACCGCCCAGTGCCCCTCGCATCAGCGGGCCGGTCCCGCGTACTTTCTCGGTGAACGAGCCGCTCCAGCGAATATCGGTGCCGCCGGCCCGATTCGGGCTGAGAACCACTTCCGCAACGTAGTCGGTTACCGGGGTTGTCGTGCCGACCAACTTGTAGACGTGACGACGATCCTGCTCGTACTCGACGGTCTCCTCCTGGACGAATACCGGCCACATGCCGAGCTTGCGAATTGCTCCAACACCACCTGGGGGCGGGTCGCCCTGTCGTACCCAGCTTGAGGTGACGACGATCGGCTTGGCCCACTTCGCCCAGTTGCCACCATCGGTCACCAGCCGGAACACCGTCGCCGCGGACGCGTTAGTGGTCTTGGTGACTTCGAACGAGTATTTGCGATTCGACATGCGTGACTCCCAAGATGGCCGAACAGTGTTGCCGCGTACCCTACCGCGCACCGGACCCCGGACCATGCGGGCCGACTTCGACCAAGGGGCCGATCTCGCATGGTTTGCCCGCCGACACTCGCAATCGTCGATTGGGTTGGTGCCAGTTAAGAATTGATGGTCACGACCGGCAATTTGTTAATGGGTTCTCCCATCGCTGAGACACCGCGCTGAAAACAACAATCCCGTGCACACGACCCGCCCTGGGCTGCAATTATGCTCGGTATGGCAAAACCGTCCATACTCACCGCCGATAGTGGCTTGCCGTCCGGCGTCCAAGGTGCTTGCGATTCGCGTTTTCTATCGGTCATCCGCGCATTCGCCGGCCTCTACCCCGGCCGCAAATTCGGTGGAGGAGCGCTCTCGGTCTACATCGACGGTCGTCAAGCCGTCGACGTGTGGACGGGTTACTCTGACCGTGGCGGCGAGATTCCCTGGACGGCAGACACCGCTGCCATGGTGTTCTCGGCCACTAAAGGGTTGGCTGCCACCATCATTCACCGATTGGTCGACCGCGGCCTGCTGTCCTATGACGTTCCGGTGGCCGAATATTGGCGCGAATTCGGCGCCAACGGCAAGGAGGAGATCACGGTCAGCGATGTGTTGCGTCACCGCGCCGGACTGTCGCACCTCAAGGGCGTCGGCAAGGACGAGGTCATGGATCACCTGCTGATGGAGGAGCGGCTGGCCGCTGCTCCGCTGGACCGGATGCACGGAAAGATGGCCTACCACGCCATCACCTACGGTTGGTTGCTGTCTGGTCTGGCCCGGGCGGTGACCGGCAAAGGAATGCGCGAATTGTTTCGCGAAGAGCTCGCCCGCCCACTCGACACCGATGGCCTGCACTTGGGCCGCCCGCCCGCCGACGCGCCGACGAAGGTGGCGCAAACCTTGTTGCCGCAGGCCAAGATTCCCACACCGCTGCTGGACTTCATCGCGCCCAAGGTGGCTGGGCTGTCCTTCTCTGGCCTGCTCGGCTCGATCTACTTCCCGGGCATCCTGTCCATGTTGCAAGGCGACATGCCATTCCTGGACGGTGAGCTACCCGCTGTCAACGGGGTGGTCACTGCGCGCGGATTGGCCAAGACGTATGCCGCGCTGGCCAACGACGGCGTCATCGACGGCACCCAGCTGTTGTCGTCCGAGGCGGTGGCGAACATGAAGGGTAAGGCCGAACTCTGGCCGGATTTCAACCTGGGTATCCCTTTCACTTACCACCAGGGCTACCAATCTTCGCCCGTGCCAGGGTTTCTCGATGGCTATGGCCACATCGGGCTAGGCGGGACCGTGGGATGGGCGGACCCCGAGACCGGCAGCTCATTCGGCTATGTGCACAACCGCCTGCTGACGATGTTGTTGTTCGACGTCGGCTCCTTCGCGGGATTGGCGCCGCTGTTGACCAACGCTGTCTCGGCAGCCCGCGAGGACGAACCGCTCGAGGTGCCGCGATTCGGGGCGCCCTATCACGCTCCCGACGAACACGAGCCCGCCGCAGGCGAGTAGCCCCGGGCCGTCCCGGCGCGAACGTGCACCGTTGTACGCCCGGTCCGGCGTGTCGCCGGACAGACACGCACGCTCACCGGATGAACAGCCAAACCAGGCCGGCGGCAAGCAGCAGCAGCACGATCCAAATGGCTGCGCGGGTGACTCGTGATTGGCGACCGAACCACTGGCGCAACTGGACAAATCGCCAGTCGGTCCACGCGTACGCGCCCGCGGCCCAGTCAGCTTCGACCGCTAGTAACCGCAATGCAATCAGCAGCGCCGGGATGCCTAATTCGGGCAGCACGACGATCAGGGGGATGGATGCCACCAACAAAACGCCCCCAAGAACAGCCAGGAAAGCACGCAGTGGCCTGGGCCGGGCACGACCCCGATCCCGGTACGCCAGCACCCGGGCAAGCGCCGCCTCGCGCGTCGCCGCGCTGCGGTCATCGGGTGAATCCACGAAATGCTCCTACTCGGCGGGGTTGGCCCACGCCGACTTCAGTAAAACGGCGCGGTGTTCTGGACCCGAGCCGGGGTGGCCAGGGCCACATCACGCTTACCCCGGCGACGGCTGTTGGGCTTTATAGACTGCGCACATGGGTCGGGATGCGTCGGTTCGAGATGGCTTGTTGCAGATCGAAGACTGCCTCGACGACCACGGCGCCATTTCGCTACCACCGGGCACCACGCTGATATCGCTGATCGAGCGCAACATCAATTACGTCGGCAACTCCATCGCTTATCGCTACCTCGACCACAGCGGGACGGGGGACGGTCACACGTTCGAGGTGACCTGGGCCCAATTCGGTGTGCGATTGGCGGCCATCGGCGCCCGCGTGCAGCAGTTCGCCGGTGCGGGCGACCGAGTCGCCATCCTGGCACCACAGGGCATCGACTACGTCGCCGGCTTCTACGCGGCCATCAAGGCGGGCACCATCGCGGTGCCGTTGTTCGCCCCCGAACTGCCCGGACACGTCGAACGGCTCGACACCGCCCTGCACGATTCGCAACCGACGGTGGTATTGACCACGGCCGCGGCCAAGGGCGCCGTCGAAAATTTCTTGACCGATCGGGTTAGTTTGCGCAAGCCCGAAGTCTTGACCATCGACGAGATACCCGACTCCGCCGGCGAGTCACTCGCCCCTGTCGAGTTGGACATCGACGCCGTTTCCCACCTGCAGTACACCTCCGGCGCGACGAGACCCCCGGTCGGAGTGGAGATCACCCACCGCGCGGTCGGCACGAACCTGGTGCAGATGATCCTGTCCATCGACTTACTCAATCGGAACACCCACGGTGTCAGTTGGTTACCGCTCTACCACGACATGGGCCTGTCGATGATCGGCTTTCCGGCTGTATACGGGGGTCACTCGACTCTGATGTCGCCGACCGCCTTCGTCCGCCGGCCGCTGCGGTGGATCCACGCTTTGTCGGAAGGGTCCAAGACGGGGCGGGTGGTCACCGCCGCGCCGAATTTCGCCTACGAGTGGACGGCCCAGCGCGGCCTGCCCGCCGAGGGTGATGACGTCGATCTGAGCAACGTCGTCCTGATCATCGGTTCCGAGCCAGTCAGCATCGACGCGGTGACCACATTCAACAAGGCGTTCGCGCCCTACGGGTTACCGCGCACGGCGTTCAAGCCGTCCTACGGCATCGCCGAGGCGACGCTCATGGTCGCCACCATCGACCATGCCGCACACACGTCGGTCGTCTATCTCGATCGGGAGCAACTTGGTGCGGGTTTGGCCGTCCCGGTGCCCTCCGATGCGCCCAACGCGGTCGTGCAGGTTTCATGTGGTCAGGTGGCGCGCAGCCTGTGGGCCGTCATTGTCGATCCGGAGACGGGCAGCGAAATACGGGACGGCCACATCGGTGAAGTCTGGTTGCAGGGCGACAATGTCGGCCGGGGTTATTGGCGACGCCCTGCGGAAACCAAGACGACGTTCCGCGCCAGGTTGCATTCGCAGCTCAGCGAAGGCAGTCACGCCGACGGCGCTGCAGTAGACGGAAACTGGCTGCGCACCGGGGATCTCGGCGTCTACCTCGACAGCGAGCTCTACATCACCGGGCGCATTGCCGACTTGATCACCATCGAGGGCTTCCACCACTACCCGCAGGACCTCGAGGCCACCGCCGCGGAGGCCTCGCCGATGATTCGCCGAGGATACGTCACTGCCTTCGCCGTTCCCGCGGACGGCGCCGGCCAACAACTGGTGATCGTGGCCGAGCGGGCGGCCGGCACGGGTCGGGCTGATCCGGCGCCGGCCGTCGAGGCGATCGAAGCGGCGGTGTCACACCGCCATCGGGTCCGCGTCGCAGACGTGAAGTTGCTGCCGGCCGGCGCTATCCCACGCACCACCAGCGGCAAGCTGGCTCGGCGGGCATGCCGGGCGGAATACCTGAACGGCGCACTGGGCGCCCACTAGGCAACAGCAGGCGTGCCACGATGGTGGTATGACAGCCGCATCCGGCACTCCGGGTGACGAAGCAGGCATCAGCCCGGCCTTGGCGGGATTTCCCGTCACCCCGCCGCCGTTGCCCGGCCCAGTCGTTTGCGACCAGCATTGGCGTGACTTGGCCTTCGTGCATTGGCCGGTGCCACCCGACAGTGTCGAGCACCTGTACCCGCCCGGCACTCGGCCCGACATCTTCGCCGACGGAATGACATACGTGGGGCTGATCCCGTTCCTGCTCTGCGACACCAAAGTGGGCAGCGCGCTGCCGCTGCCGTATGTCGGCACTTTCCCCGAGACCAACATTCGCCTGTATTCCACCGACGATGCCGGACGCCATGGTGTGCTCTTCCGGTCTCTGGAGACCGCGCGCCTGGCCGTTGTTCCCGTCACCCGCATCGCCTTGGGCATCCCGTACACCTGGGCCAAGATGCGAATTGACCGGGCAGGCAATGAGATCACCTATCAAAGCGTGCGGCGCTGGCCGCGGCGTGGGTTACGCAGCCTGGTGCGCATCAGGGTGGGCGACGTGGTCGAGCCGACGCCGTTGGAGATTTGGCTGACCGCCCGCTGGGGCGCGCATACCCGCAAGGCCGGCCGGACGTGGTGGGTGCCCAACGAGCACGATCCGTGGCCATTGCAGGCCGCGGAGGTCGTCGACCTGCTCGACGACTTGCTGGTCGCCAGCGGGGTGCAACCGGCCGGTGAGGCCCTGCGCGCAGTGTTTTCCCGCGGCGTTCGAGCCAAATTCGGCCGTCCCTGTGCGCTGCCCTAGTAGGACAGCACGTGGAAATGCCCGTGCGGGCAATCGCCTTCGATGCCGCCGAACGGATCGTCGTCGAATTCCCGCCAGACCCAGTGACTTCCGCAATACGTGGCCGCACAATCGGGGCAGTGATAGGGCGCGTAGCTGTAACTGAGGCGGTACAGCAAGGACGCATCGGTGTGCGATATCGCCTGCGTGACAACGTCAATACGGTCGGCAGAGATCGGATGACTGGTGAGGCCGAAGAAGGTCTCCACCACCAGGGCGGCTTGGTCGCCGGGCCGCTCCAAGACATCCAACTCGGCCATTGCTTGCAGCGCCGGCCGTAAGCTACCGCTCACCGCGTCGGCAGGGGTCGCGAGCCAGACCCGCCCGGCGAGCTCGCCGCAAATAGCGCACTCGAAGCGGGCCTGGCGACCGCCCGCCTCAGGGGCAGGTGTATCCACCGTCGATCACGATGTCGGAGCCGGTCATGTAGCTAGACGCCGCGCTGGCCAGGTAGACGTAGAGGCCCGTGAGCTCTTCGGGTCGTCCCAATCGCCCCAACGGAACTTTCGGCTCCCAAAGTTTGTGGTACTCGGCCAAAGGCTCGACGAGTTCGGTGAGGATGTAGCCCGGGCTGACGCTGTTGACCCGAATGTTGTGCGGCGCAAACTCCACCGCCATTGCTTTGGTCAGGTGGATGACGGCGGCTTTCGATGTGCAGTAGTGGCCGACGTTCTGCGGGGTGTTGATGATGTGCCCCGACATCGACGCGGTGTTGATGATCGCCCCGCCCTGCCCTTGTCGCACCATGGCCTTGGCCGCGGCCTGGGCGGTGAGAAAGACGCCGGTGACGTTGGTGGTTTGGATCGTCTGGAATTCTCGCAACGCCATATCCAGCATTGGCGTGTCGGTGATGATGCCGGCGTTGCACACCGCGATGTCGATCCCGCCGAATTCGGTGCTCACCCGGTCCACCATGTCGGTGACTTGGTCGGGCTGCGTGACGTCACAGCCGATGGAGACCGCTTGGCCGCCGGACGCGGAGATCTCGTCGACCACCTCATCCAACGCACGGCGATTGCGTGCCGCGACGGCC from Mycobacterium kubicae includes these protein-coding regions:
- a CDS encoding LLM class flavin-dependent oxidoreductase — translated: MAKLRFGYFIAPFHRAGTNPTLALQRDLEFVEHLDALGFDEVWLGEHHSAGSEIISSPEIFIAAAAERAKRIRFGTGVISLSYHNPLWVADRLMLLDHLTHGRIIGGVGPGSLPTDSAMIGLTPTDTRELLETNLDIVVRLLAGETVSAKTPTHQLFDAQLQLAPYSDGGIPLAVAGVASPTGARLAGKHGIGLLSIGATLVIEGFDALAYHWNIVEERAAAFGTQVDRKDWTLVGPFHIAETDAQARADVKFGIAPWFNYFQKVAAFPQMTMPGDQLDDMIDVINENGAGVIGTPERARAQVQRLWDQSGGFGCMLQMGHEWANPAATKRSAELFAAEVMPHFQGLAQPTLDAAARAGQARDQLAQTQLQAIEHMTKKYQDELGSRDS
- a CDS encoding SRPBCC family protein codes for the protein MSNRKYSFEVTKTTNASAATVFRLVTDGGNWAKWAKPIVVTSSWVRQGDPPPGGVGAIRKLGMWPVFVQEETVEYEQDRRHVYKLVGTTTPVTDYVAEVVLSPNRAGGTDIRWSGSFTEKVRGTGPLMRGALGGAVKYFAGQLVKAAEREPS
- the lipD gene encoding lipase LipD; this translates as MAKPSILTADSGLPSGVQGACDSRFLSVIRAFAGLYPGRKFGGGALSVYIDGRQAVDVWTGYSDRGGEIPWTADTAAMVFSATKGLAATIIHRLVDRGLLSYDVPVAEYWREFGANGKEEITVSDVLRHRAGLSHLKGVGKDEVMDHLLMEERLAAAPLDRMHGKMAYHAITYGWLLSGLARAVTGKGMRELFREELARPLDTDGLHLGRPPADAPTKVAQTLLPQAKIPTPLLDFIAPKVAGLSFSGLLGSIYFPGILSMLQGDMPFLDGELPAVNGVVTARGLAKTYAALANDGVIDGTQLLSSEAVANMKGKAELWPDFNLGIPFTYHQGYQSSPVPGFLDGYGHIGLGGTVGWADPETGSSFGYVHNRLLTMLLFDVGSFAGLAPLLTNAVSAAREDEPLEVPRFGAPYHAPDEHEPAAGE
- a CDS encoding fatty acyl-AMP ligase, which encodes MGRDASVRDGLLQIEDCLDDHGAISLPPGTTLISLIERNINYVGNSIAYRYLDHSGTGDGHTFEVTWAQFGVRLAAIGARVQQFAGAGDRVAILAPQGIDYVAGFYAAIKAGTIAVPLFAPELPGHVERLDTALHDSQPTVVLTTAAAKGAVENFLTDRVSLRKPEVLTIDEIPDSAGESLAPVELDIDAVSHLQYTSGATRPPVGVEITHRAVGTNLVQMILSIDLLNRNTHGVSWLPLYHDMGLSMIGFPAVYGGHSTLMSPTAFVRRPLRWIHALSEGSKTGRVVTAAPNFAYEWTAQRGLPAEGDDVDLSNVVLIIGSEPVSIDAVTTFNKAFAPYGLPRTAFKPSYGIAEATLMVATIDHAAHTSVVYLDREQLGAGLAVPVPSDAPNAVVQVSCGQVARSLWAVIVDPETGSEIRDGHIGEVWLQGDNVGRGYWRRPAETKTTFRARLHSQLSEGSHADGAAVDGNWLRTGDLGVYLDSELYITGRIADLITIEGFHHYPQDLEATAAEASPMIRRGYVTAFAVPADGAGQQLVIVAERAAGTGRADPAPAVEAIEAAVSHRHRVRVADVKLLPAGAIPRTTSGKLARRACRAEYLNGALGAH
- a CDS encoding YqjF family protein — protein: MTAASGTPGDEAGISPALAGFPVTPPPLPGPVVCDQHWRDLAFVHWPVPPDSVEHLYPPGTRPDIFADGMTYVGLIPFLLCDTKVGSALPLPYVGTFPETNIRLYSTDDAGRHGVLFRSLETARLAVVPVTRIALGIPYTWAKMRIDRAGNEITYQSVRRWPRRGLRSLVRIRVGDVVEPTPLEIWLTARWGAHTRKAGRTWWVPNEHDPWPLQAAEVVDLLDDLLVASGVQPAGEALRAVFSRGVRAKFGRPCALP
- a CDS encoding SDR family oxidoreductase — protein: MTVLELFSLRGKRALVTGGSSGIGKKVALAYAEAGAQVAVAARNRRALDEVVDEISASGGQAVSIGCDVTQPDQVTDMVDRVSTEFGGIDIAVCNAGIITDTPMLDMALREFQTIQTTNVTGVFLTAQAAAKAMVRQGQGGAIINTASMSGHIINTPQNVGHYCTSKAAVIHLTKAMAVEFAPHNIRVNSVSPGYILTELVEPLAEYHKLWEPKVPLGRLGRPEELTGLYVYLASAASSYMTGSDIVIDGGYTCP